The following proteins come from a genomic window of Shewanella halifaxensis HAW-EB4:
- a CDS encoding DUF819 family protein, protein MSSTDSVTSALVTNDATALGILAVVLGFVFYTSNSSNAFWKKFYTYVPALLMCYFLPSLLNTFDIIDGNTSQLYFVASRYLLPACLVLLILSVDLKAILSLGPKAIIMFLTGTVGIVIGGPIALLIVSAINPEILNVTGPDAVWRGMTTLAGSWIGGGANQAAMKEIYDVGGDIFSIMVTVDVIVANIWMAVLLFMASKAKEIDAKTGADTTALEALKDKVEKYHAENARIPSLSDLMMIVAIGFGVTGLAHIVADFLGPFFETNYPWTRDYSLTSKFFWLIVTVTTIGLILSFTRVRHIEAAGASKVATAFLYILVATIGLHMDVSKLADPDNLWYFAIGIIWMLVHASFMLIVAKIIKAPLFYMAVGSQANVGGAASAPVVAAAFHPALAPVGVLLAVLGYALGTYMAWICGQILQAVAS, encoded by the coding sequence ATGAGTAGTACAGATTCAGTGACCAGCGCTCTGGTGACGAATGACGCTACCGCATTAGGTATTTTGGCGGTGGTGCTTGGTTTTGTATTTTATACCAGTAATAGCAGTAATGCGTTTTGGAAGAAGTTCTATACTTACGTTCCCGCATTGCTGATGTGTTATTTCTTACCATCGTTATTAAATACTTTCGATATTATCGATGGTAATACGTCGCAGCTGTATTTTGTGGCGTCACGATACCTGCTGCCAGCCTGCTTAGTGCTACTGATTTTGAGTGTCGACTTAAAGGCGATTCTCTCTTTAGGGCCGAAGGCGATTATCATGTTCCTAACCGGAACCGTGGGAATTGTGATCGGTGGCCCGATTGCGCTGCTTATCGTCTCGGCGATTAACCCCGAGATACTCAATGTGACTGGCCCCGATGCGGTTTGGCGTGGTATGACAACTCTTGCTGGTAGCTGGATTGGCGGCGGTGCCAATCAGGCTGCGATGAAAGAAATTTATGATGTAGGCGGTGATATATTCTCAATCATGGTCACGGTGGACGTTATCGTGGCGAATATCTGGATGGCAGTGCTGCTGTTTATGGCATCAAAGGCTAAAGAGATCGATGCTAAAACTGGCGCTGACACGACTGCACTTGAAGCTCTGAAAGATAAAGTTGAAAAGTATCATGCCGAGAATGCGCGTATTCCTAGCTTGAGCGACTTGATGATGATTGTCGCAATAGGTTTTGGTGTTACCGGCCTTGCTCATATCGTCGCCGATTTTTTAGGGCCATTTTTTGAAACCAATTATCCGTGGACTCGAGATTATAGCCTAACCTCAAAGTTCTTCTGGTTAATTGTCACGGTAACAACGATAGGCTTAATCTTGTCGTTTACACGAGTACGACATATCGAAGCTGCGGGTGCTTCAAAAGTCGCGACAGCATTCTTGTACATTCTTGTAGCCACCATTGGTCTGCATATGGATGTTTCAAAGCTGGCAGATCCTGATAACCTTTGGTACTTTGCCATCGGTATCATTTGGATGTTAGTACATGCTAGCTTCATGTTAATAGTGGCCAAGATTATTAAGGCGCCGCTGTTCTATATGGCGGTGGGTAGCCAAGCCAATGTTGGCGGCGCGGCATCAGCCCCCGTTGTGGCAGCAGCATTCCACCCAGCGTTAGCGCCAGTAGGTGTGCTATTAGCGGTATTGGGCTATGCTTTAGGCACCTATATGGCATGGATCTGTGGTCAGATTTTACAAGCTGTAGCGAGTTAG
- a CDS encoding transglutaminase family protein, with product MADFKINDSIQLPETALDIAQHLGFSKVKNANWAWLELAGSVLSFYVVDRHERLKGLLNWFYNDLGFCPREDYYSAEAADLGKCLTSKQGNSTTLATVLMLLAKQLDLKLDLLLLPGQTVLCSQIDDEVRYIDPLTGTELTKHQLHVFVRGELGNGASFKPSYLKPASIKRIISRMLHEMKAGSILAHKFVPAMECCNLLLQWHSDDLNLNRERAFIAQQLGCISVAAADLTHFVENSPHDPVIELVKMQLKELKEEVETFH from the coding sequence ATGGCTGATTTCAAAATAAACGACTCGATCCAACTTCCTGAGACTGCCTTAGATATTGCCCAGCATTTAGGTTTTTCAAAGGTTAAGAATGCTAACTGGGCATGGCTAGAATTAGCCGGGTCTGTACTCAGTTTCTATGTTGTTGATAGGCATGAACGATTAAAGGGACTGCTTAACTGGTTCTATAATGATTTAGGTTTTTGCCCGCGTGAGGACTATTACAGTGCCGAGGCCGCCGATCTCGGTAAGTGTTTAACCTCGAAGCAAGGTAATAGCACAACGTTAGCGACCGTATTAATGTTATTAGCAAAGCAGTTAGATCTTAAATTGGATTTACTGCTATTGCCCGGCCAAACCGTGTTATGTAGTCAAATCGATGATGAAGTTCGCTATATCGATCCACTTACAGGCACAGAGCTGACCAAACATCAGTTACATGTGTTTGTGCGTGGCGAGCTAGGTAATGGGGCTAGTTTTAAACCTAGCTATTTAAAGCCTGCAAGTATTAAGCGAATTATTTCTAGAATGCTACATGAGATGAAAGCGGGCAGCATCTTGGCTCACAAATTTGTGCCTGCGATGGAATGCTGTAACTTGCTGCTTCAATGGCATAGTGATGACTTGAATCTAAACCGAGAGCGTGCCTTTATTGCACAGCAATTGGGTTGTATTAGTGTTGCCGCGGCAGACTTGACTCACTTTGTAGAAAACAGTCCGCATGATCCGGTGATTGAACTGGTGAAAATGCAATTGAAAGAACTTAAAGAGGAAGTTGAAACTTTCCATTAA